The segment CTGAGTATTATGATCCGGATTCTCCGACACAGCGGGTGGGAAGTGACTTGTCGAAAGAGTTCGAACAGGTACAGCACCGCTATCCGATGCTTTCGCTGGGTAATACCTATTCGGAAGAAGATGTGCGCGACTTTTACGAACGTACGGCACGGTCGCTGAATGAACCCTTTGAAATTGTGGCTGAGCTGAAATATGACGGTACGTCGATTTCGCTGTGGTATGAAAAAGGACGGCTGGTCCGCGCCGTGACGCGCGGTGACGGTACAAAGGGAGATGATGTAACGGCGAATGTGAAGACCATCCGTTCTGTTCCCTTGCGTTTAAGGGGAAATGATTATCCAGAAGAGGTGGAAATCCGCGGAGAAGTGTTATTGCCCTGGGCTGAATTTGACCGTTTGAATAAAGAACGGGAAGAACAGGAGGAACCTTTGTTTGCCAATCCGCGGAACGCGGCGTCCGGCACATTGAAACAACAGAATCCGGCCATTGTGGCTGCCCGCAAGTTGGATGCCTATTTATATTATGTATTGGGCGAACATCTGCCGGCCGATACGCATTATGGTAATTTGGAAGCTGCCCGGCGATGGGGGTTGAAAATACCGGATGTGATGAAGATCTGCCATAACCTGCAGGATATATTCGATTACATTCATTACTGGGATACGGAACGGAAGAATCTGCCGGTGGCAACAGACGGCATTGTCTTGAAGGTCAATTCGCTTCGCCAGCAGAAAAACCTGGGATTTACGGCCAAGAGTCCGCGTTGGGCCATCGCCTATAAGTTCCAGGCAGAACGGGCTGAAACCCGTTTGAATTCGGTTTCTTTCCAGGTAGGGCGGACGGGCGCGATTACTCCGGTAGCTAATCTGGAACCGGTGTTGCTGGCCGGAACGATCGTTAAGCGTGCTTCCCTGCATAATGCGGATATCATTGAAGGCCTGGATCTGCATATCGGCGATCAGGTTTATGTAGAAAAAGGAGGAGAGATCATTCCGAAGATAGTCGGTGTGAATACCGAAGCCCGGACAATGATGATAGGCGATAAGGTACGTTTTATCACCCGTTGCCCCGAATGTGGAACACCGTTGGTCCGTCCGGAAGGCGAGGCCGCTCATTATTGTCCGAACGACAGCGGTTGTCCGCCTCAGATCAAGGGACGGATTGAGCACTTCGTTACACGGCGGGCGATGAATATCAACATGGGTCCTGAGACTGTCGAAGATTTATATGAAGCCGGTTGGGTAAAGAACGTGGCCGATTTGTATGACCTGAAGATAACCGACCTGATGTCGCTCGAACGCTGGGCCGAAAAGAGCGCCCGGAATCTGTTGAACAGTCTGAGAGAGTCGAAGTCTGTTCCTTTTGAGCGGGTGCTGTATGCCTTGGGTATCCGTTATGTGGGCGAGACGGTCGCAAAGCGCTTAGCCATGTCGTTCCATTCGATAGACGAGCTGATGCACGCTTCGTTTGAACAGCTGGTGGCAGTCGACGAGATTGGTGATCGCATAGCACAGAGTGTGGTGACTTATTTTGCTGACGAACGGAATCGTCAGATCGTGGAGCGTCTGCGTGCACAAGGCTTGCAGATGGCTGTTTCAGAAGCTGTATTGGCCAATCGTTCCGATCGGCTGAAAGGCCTGACTTTTGTGATCAGCGGTACGTTTTCACAACATTCGAGAGATGAATATAAGACTATGATCGAACAGCACGGCGGCAAGAATACCGGCTCTGTTTCAGGCAAGACCAGTTATATCCTGGCAGGCGAGAACATGGGACCGGCGAAGTTGGAGAAAGCGGCTAAATTAGGTGTTCGTATCATTCATGAAGATGAGTTCTTGAAAATGATAGAAGAATGATACTGTCGCATTATTTCATACGGAAGAAAATTCTGTCGATCTTGGCACAGCCAGCAACCCGTCAGCCGAAAGGTCTGTCTTTGCCGGAGGCAGAACATATACTTCTGGTATATACGTATCCGGACAAAGAAGAAGTAGAGGCTTGTCTGGCTCAGGTGAAGGGGAAACATCAATGGACACATCTGTTATTCTCTGAAGTTCCGGTGCCGGAAACAGCGCTTACTTCAGATACGATTGTCTGTACCAAAAAAGAACTGGATGCCAAAGGTTTCCCTCCGGAGGCTTTGGTGGAAAAAGTAAAATCCGTTAAAGCCGATCTGCTGATTGACCTGACAACCGACGTCTGTTATCCATTATTATATTTGGTGGCACAGCATACGGCCGGAATGAAAGCTGGGGTGAAGAAACCCTTCGGTGAGTTTTATGATTTTTCACTGGCATTAAACTCGCGTGAAAAGATTTCGTATGTATGGCAACAAATCGTATTTTATTTGCAGACATTTCGTACGAAATAATAGAATTTTCTTATTTTTGCAAGAAATATAGAGATTTGTCAATTAAAACTTATGGCGGATATAAATTTAAAAGGGATGGGTGTTGCTTTGATAACCCCATTCAAGGAAGATGAGAGCGTTGACTACGAGGCTTTAGGTCGGTTGGTCGATTATTTGTTGCAGAATGGAGCAGACTATTTAGTCGTTTTAGGTACCACTGCAGAAACTCCGACATTGACTGAAGAGGAAAAGAAAAAGATCATAGAACTGGTTGTAACGAAAGTTCGTCATCGTATTCCAATCGTGTTGGGTGTTGGTGGCAATTGCACAAAATCGGTAGTAGACAAGTTGAAGAACGACAACTTTGAGGGTATTGATGCTGTCCTGTCGGTTGTTCCTTATTATAATAAGCCTTCTCAGGAAGGAATCTATCAGCATTATAAATCAATTGCCCAGGCAACAGATCTGCCTGTTATATTATATAATGTACCGGGAAGAACAGGTGTAAACATGACGGCAGAAACGACCTTGCGACTGGCTCGTGAATTCAAGAATATCATTGCCGTGAAGGAAGCTTCGGGCAATATCACACAGATGGACGACATCATCAAGAACAAACCGAAAGATTTCAATGTGATTTCGGGCGATGACGGCATCACTTTCCCGCTGATTACCTTAGGTGCTATCGGGGTGATTTCGGTCATCGGCAACGCATTCCCGCGTGAATTCAGCCGAATGGTGCGTCTGGCCCTGGCAGGAGATTATGAAAGTGCCCGTACCATTCATCATCGCTTTACGGAATTGTTCAGTCTGCTTTTCATCGATGGTAATCCGGCCGGTGTGAAGAGTATGTTAAGTATGATGGGCTTTGTGGAGAACCGCCTGCGTCTTCCGTTAGTCCCGACACGGATTGTGACATACGAAAAGATTCGCCACGTGCTGCATGAATTAAGCATTAAATGTTAAGCATCCCATAAGCTGAAACGATTCTGATGAGAATCGTTGGCGAAACACCCGAGAATCCATTTCAACTCTAACGAGTTTTGATCTGGCTTCTCGGGTGTTTTGGTTTAACAGTAGGTAACAGTAGATAACTGAAGGTTTGCATCCGTCTGATTATTTTTGCCACAGACTTATTTATTAAACGATATCGAGATGAAAAAGCTTTTGTTGTTTGTGGCCCTTGCTTTGTCTTTCCCTATTTATTCGCAGCAGGCCGATGAGCGTATTGGTAACCTGATTAATCAATCAGACTGGTTTAGTCTGGAAAGTGCTTATCCAGCTTTGAAGGATGCTATGCAAGCTGATTTCCTGAAATTATTATCAGAAGTGATGATTGGCAATTATTTCAATCGTCCGGAAGAAGCGTTGACTGGCATTCAGCAATTACTGACAAATCATCAGGCAGAAATAGGGACTGAGAATGCGCTCGGTCTGGCTATTCTGACTTGCCAGATAGAAGGAGACAAAGGTAATTATGCCGTCGCTGCCGATCGGGCGAAAAGCATCATGGAACAAGTAAAAGCGCAAGGAGGAAATCCGGATGCTTATTCGGCGTTGCAGGCTGTTTATGACTACTATGATAAGTTGCGCGATATTCCGGCTCCCGAAGTAGAAAGACCTGCCACAGACGTTTCAGTTCCGGTTTCAATAGAAAAAGTGAAATTACCCGTATCTGTTGATCCTAAAGGTGAACGAGGAACGCATATCTTGATACCGGTGAGCATTCATGGAAACAACTATCGCTTCATCTTTGATACCGGGGCCGGTACAAGTTATATGTCTGAACAGTTTGCTCGTCAAGTCGGTGTTCGGATCGTAAATGATTCTTTAATGATCAATCAGGGTTTGGAAGGAGCAGCCAGGGGAAAGATGGGAACATTGGACAGTATGCAGATTGGTGATATGACGTTCCGGAATTCGCTGATTGCTGTCGCTACATCAAACAAACTGGATAGTATCATGACGGTCGATGCTGTTTTGGGAATGGATTTTATCCGTCTGTTTGATGAGTTTCGTATTTATCCAAAAGAAGGGCGGATAGTGTTTCCTATTGTTCCGGAAAAACTTCCTTCCTCTGGGCGGAACTTATTGCTTTCTGATAAAGCCTTAAAACTAAAAGCTGAATCACAGGGAGAATCTCTTCGGCTACATTTTGATACAGGTTGCACGACGGCAGGCTTGTACTATACCTATTATAATAAGCATAAAGAAGAATTAGATGCTGTTGGTAAAAGAGAAATACGTACCGGAGGCGGTTTTAATGTGATTCGTAAAAGTGAAATCCTGTGTTTGCCTGCCTTTACGATGACAGTCGGAGGAACAAACATGGAATTGCGGAATCTTGCTGTCAATATTGATGAGGCCGGTATTCAGATCGCAGGAGACGATGGAATAATAGGAATGGATCTGGTAAATCCGTTTCATTGTGTTGTCGTTAATCTGAAAGATATGTTCTTGAAATTAGAGTAAAAAGCAATCTTGATGATAAATGTTTATAATACATGAAATTGCCTCATGACGATATGGGAGTGGCAGTCTGGCTACGAAAATAATGCATAAAATCTTCCCGGAAACGCTTGTTTATTTAGAAATAATATCTAACTTTGCACTCGCAATCGAGAAAAATGGCTCGCTAGCTCAACTGAATAGAGCATCTGACTACGGATCAGAAGGTTATAGGTTTGAATCCTATGCGAGTCACTTCTTCAAGTTTGCGAGTTCTAATTTACAGAATGGCTCGCTAGCTCAACTGAATAGAGCATCTGACTACGGATCAGAAGGTTATAGGTTTGAATCCTATGCGAGTCACTCTTCAAATTTGAGAGTTCTAATTTACAATGGCTCGCTAGCTCAACTGAATAGAGCATCTGACTACGGATCAGAAGGTTATAGGTTTGAATCCTATGCGAGTCACTTCTTCAAATTGAGAATTCTAATTTACAATGGCTCGCTAGCTCAACTGAATAGAGCATCTGACTACGGATCAGAAGGTTATAGGTTTGAATCCTATGCGAGTCACATAAGCGGAGACTATTTGATGGTCTTCGCTTTTTTTATGCCTGCATATTTCTCCTTCTTGGATGGTGCGAGTGAGACGGATATAGATCAATATCCAGTTTTATGTGTTGTTTTGTCACATAAAATGGACGATAAGGCAGTTTTAGTATCTTTATGAACCGATTCATTATGACAAAACG is part of the Parabacteroides sp. AD58 genome and harbors:
- the dapA gene encoding 4-hydroxy-tetrahydrodipicolinate synthase, translating into MADINLKGMGVALITPFKEDESVDYEALGRLVDYLLQNGADYLVVLGTTAETPTLTEEEKKKIIELVVTKVRHRIPIVLGVGGNCTKSVVDKLKNDNFEGIDAVLSVVPYYNKPSQEGIYQHYKSIAQATDLPVILYNVPGRTGVNMTAETTLRLAREFKNIIAVKEASGNITQMDDIIKNKPKDFNVISGDDGITFPLITLGAIGVISVIGNAFPREFSRMVRLALAGDYESARTIHHRFTELFSLLFIDGNPAGVKSMLSMMGFVENRLRLPLVPTRIVTYEKIRHVLHELSIKC
- a CDS encoding retropepsin-like aspartic protease produces the protein MKKLLLFVALALSFPIYSQQADERIGNLINQSDWFSLESAYPALKDAMQADFLKLLSEVMIGNYFNRPEEALTGIQQLLTNHQAEIGTENALGLAILTCQIEGDKGNYAVAADRAKSIMEQVKAQGGNPDAYSALQAVYDYYDKLRDIPAPEVERPATDVSVPVSIEKVKLPVSVDPKGERGTHILIPVSIHGNNYRFIFDTGAGTSYMSEQFARQVGVRIVNDSLMINQGLEGAARGKMGTLDSMQIGDMTFRNSLIAVATSNKLDSIMTVDAVLGMDFIRLFDEFRIYPKEGRIVFPIVPEKLPSSGRNLLLSDKALKLKAESQGESLRLHFDTGCTTAGLYYTYYNKHKEELDAVGKREIRTGGGFNVIRKSEILCLPAFTMTVGGTNMELRNLAVNIDEAGIQIAGDDGIIGMDLVNPFHCVVVNLKDMFLKLE
- the ligA gene encoding NAD-dependent DNA ligase LigA — encoded protein: MSVKEQIEALRSELEQHNYNYYVLSAPTISDQEFDKKMKELQDLEAAHPEYYDPDSPTQRVGSDLSKEFEQVQHRYPMLSLGNTYSEEDVRDFYERTARSLNEPFEIVAELKYDGTSISLWYEKGRLVRAVTRGDGTKGDDVTANVKTIRSVPLRLRGNDYPEEVEIRGEVLLPWAEFDRLNKEREEQEEPLFANPRNAASGTLKQQNPAIVAARKLDAYLYYVLGEHLPADTHYGNLEAARRWGLKIPDVMKICHNLQDIFDYIHYWDTERKNLPVATDGIVLKVNSLRQQKNLGFTAKSPRWAIAYKFQAERAETRLNSVSFQVGRTGAITPVANLEPVLLAGTIVKRASLHNADIIEGLDLHIGDQVYVEKGGEIIPKIVGVNTEARTMMIGDKVRFITRCPECGTPLVRPEGEAAHYCPNDSGCPPQIKGRIEHFVTRRAMNINMGPETVEDLYEAGWVKNVADLYDLKITDLMSLERWAEKSARNLLNSLRESKSVPFERVLYALGIRYVGETVAKRLAMSFHSIDELMHASFEQLVAVDEIGDRIAQSVVTYFADERNRQIVERLRAQGLQMAVSEAVLANRSDRLKGLTFVISGTFSQHSRDEYKTMIEQHGGKNTGSVSGKTSYILAGENMGPAKLEKAAKLGVRIIHEDEFLKMIEE
- a CDS encoding DUF6913 domain-containing protein produces the protein MILSHYFIRKKILSILAQPATRQPKGLSLPEAEHILLVYTYPDKEEVEACLAQVKGKHQWTHLLFSEVPVPETALTSDTIVCTKKELDAKGFPPEALVEKVKSVKADLLIDLTTDVCYPLLYLVAQHTAGMKAGVKKPFGEFYDFSLALNSREKISYVWQQIVFYLQTFRTK